In Equus quagga isolate Etosha38 chromosome 14, UCLA_HA_Equagga_1.0, whole genome shotgun sequence, one DNA window encodes the following:
- the LOC124252111 gene encoding NADH-cytochrome b5 reductase 2 isoform X1 — protein sequence MFHQERGRPCCTRDLRPADPSLLLAITVIGVTVLLFTLKSMNSRRRRLITLQNPETKYPLPLIEKEQISHNTRRFRFGLPSPDHVLGLPVGNYVHLLATIDGVMVVRAYTPVSSDDDRGFVDLIIKIYFKNVHPNYPEGGKMTQYLENMKIGDTIFFRGPTGRLFYHGLGTFSIRPQKTCETEKKLAHHLGMIAGGTGITPMLQLIRHITKNPSDTTTMSLIFANQTEEDILVRKELEEVARTHPDQFKLWYTLDRPPVGWKYSSGFITADMIKEHLPPPGKSTFILVCGPLALIQTAAHPNLETLGYTKDRIFTY from the exons ATGTTTCACCAGGAGCGAGGACGCCCCTGCTGCACCCGGGACCTCAGGCCGGCG GACCCATCCCTGCTCCTTGCCATCACCGTTATCGGGGTTACAGTGCTCCTGTTCACCCTGAAGAGCATGAACTCAAGAAGGAGACGTCTTATCACCTTACAGAACCCTGAAACCAAGTACCCACTGCCCTTGATTGAGAAGGAG cAAATCAGTCACAACACCCGGAGGTTCCGCTTTGGACTGCCCTCGCCAGATCACGTCTTAGGGCTTCCTGTAG GTAACTATGTCCATCTCTTAGCCACAATTGATGGTGTTATGGTGGTCAGGGCTTATACGCCTGTGTCCAGTGATGATGATCGAGGCTTTGTGGACTTAATTATAAAG ATCTACTTCAAAAACGTACACCCCAATTATCCAGAAGGGGGGAAGATGACGCAGTACTTGGAGAACATGAAAATTGGAGACACCATCTTTTTTCGAGGGCCAACTGGGCGCCTGTTCTATCATGGGCTAG GGACGTTTTCAATCAGACCACAGAAAACATGTGAGACTGAAAAAAAGCTGGCCCATCACCTGGGAATGATTGCTGGGGGCACAG GGATTACCCCCATGCTGCAGCTCATTCGCCACATCACCAAGAACCCCAGTGACACGACCACGATGTCCCTCATCTTTGCCAACCAG ACAGAGGAGGATATCTTGGTGAGGAAGGAGCTTGAAGAAGTTGCCAGAACTCATCCAGACCAGTTCAAACTGTGGTACACCCTGGATAGGCCTCCAGTTG GCTGGAAGTACAGCTCAGGCTTCATTACTGCTGACATGATCAAGGAAcacctccctcctcctgggaagTCAACGTTCATCCTGGTGTGTGGGCCTCTAGCCCTGATCCAGACAGCTGCTCACCCTAACCTGGAGACACTGGGTTATACCAAGGACAGGATTTTCACCTACTAG
- the LOC124252111 gene encoding NADH-cytochrome b5 reductase 2 isoform X2 encodes MFGVSLRDPSLLLAITVIGVTVLLFTLKSMNSRRRRLITLQNPETKYPLPLIEKEQISHNTRRFRFGLPSPDHVLGLPVGNYVHLLATIDGVMVVRAYTPVSSDDDRGFVDLIIKIYFKNVHPNYPEGGKMTQYLENMKIGDTIFFRGPTGRLFYHGLGTFSIRPQKTCETEKKLAHHLGMIAGGTGITPMLQLIRHITKNPSDTTTMSLIFANQTEEDILVRKELEEVARTHPDQFKLWYTLDRPPVGWKYSSGFITADMIKEHLPPPGKSTFILVCGPLALIQTAAHPNLETLGYTKDRIFTY; translated from the exons ATGTTCGGCGTCTCGTTGCGG GACCCATCCCTGCTCCTTGCCATCACCGTTATCGGGGTTACAGTGCTCCTGTTCACCCTGAAGAGCATGAACTCAAGAAGGAGACGTCTTATCACCTTACAGAACCCTGAAACCAAGTACCCACTGCCCTTGATTGAGAAGGAG cAAATCAGTCACAACACCCGGAGGTTCCGCTTTGGACTGCCCTCGCCAGATCACGTCTTAGGGCTTCCTGTAG GTAACTATGTCCATCTCTTAGCCACAATTGATGGTGTTATGGTGGTCAGGGCTTATACGCCTGTGTCCAGTGATGATGATCGAGGCTTTGTGGACTTAATTATAAAG ATCTACTTCAAAAACGTACACCCCAATTATCCAGAAGGGGGGAAGATGACGCAGTACTTGGAGAACATGAAAATTGGAGACACCATCTTTTTTCGAGGGCCAACTGGGCGCCTGTTCTATCATGGGCTAG GGACGTTTTCAATCAGACCACAGAAAACATGTGAGACTGAAAAAAAGCTGGCCCATCACCTGGGAATGATTGCTGGGGGCACAG GGATTACCCCCATGCTGCAGCTCATTCGCCACATCACCAAGAACCCCAGTGACACGACCACGATGTCCCTCATCTTTGCCAACCAG ACAGAGGAGGATATCTTGGTGAGGAAGGAGCTTGAAGAAGTTGCCAGAACTCATCCAGACCAGTTCAAACTGTGGTACACCCTGGATAGGCCTCCAGTTG GCTGGAAGTACAGCTCAGGCTTCATTACTGCTGACATGATCAAGGAAcacctccctcctcctgggaagTCAACGTTCATCCTGGTGTGTGGGCCTCTAGCCCTGATCCAGACAGCTGCTCACCCTAACCTGGAGACACTGGGTTATACCAAGGACAGGATTTTCACCTACTAG
- the LOC124252111 gene encoding NADH-cytochrome b5 reductase 2 isoform X3: protein MNSRRRRLITLQNPETKYPLPLIEKEQISHNTRRFRFGLPSPDHVLGLPVGNYVHLLATIDGVMVVRAYTPVSSDDDRGFVDLIIKIYFKNVHPNYPEGGKMTQYLENMKIGDTIFFRGPTGRLFYHGLGTFSIRPQKTCETEKKLAHHLGMIAGGTGITPMLQLIRHITKNPSDTTTMSLIFANQTEEDILVRKELEEVARTHPDQFKLWYTLDRPPVGWKYSSGFITADMIKEHLPPPGKSTFILVCGPLALIQTAAHPNLETLGYTKDRIFTY, encoded by the exons ATGAACTCAAGAAGGAGACGTCTTATCACCTTACAGAACCCTGAAACCAAGTACCCACTGCCCTTGATTGAGAAGGAG cAAATCAGTCACAACACCCGGAGGTTCCGCTTTGGACTGCCCTCGCCAGATCACGTCTTAGGGCTTCCTGTAG GTAACTATGTCCATCTCTTAGCCACAATTGATGGTGTTATGGTGGTCAGGGCTTATACGCCTGTGTCCAGTGATGATGATCGAGGCTTTGTGGACTTAATTATAAAG ATCTACTTCAAAAACGTACACCCCAATTATCCAGAAGGGGGGAAGATGACGCAGTACTTGGAGAACATGAAAATTGGAGACACCATCTTTTTTCGAGGGCCAACTGGGCGCCTGTTCTATCATGGGCTAG GGACGTTTTCAATCAGACCACAGAAAACATGTGAGACTGAAAAAAAGCTGGCCCATCACCTGGGAATGATTGCTGGGGGCACAG GGATTACCCCCATGCTGCAGCTCATTCGCCACATCACCAAGAACCCCAGTGACACGACCACGATGTCCCTCATCTTTGCCAACCAG ACAGAGGAGGATATCTTGGTGAGGAAGGAGCTTGAAGAAGTTGCCAGAACTCATCCAGACCAGTTCAAACTGTGGTACACCCTGGATAGGCCTCCAGTTG GCTGGAAGTACAGCTCAGGCTTCATTACTGCTGACATGATCAAGGAAcacctccctcctcctgggaagTCAACGTTCATCCTGGTGTGTGGGCCTCTAGCCCTGATCCAGACAGCTGCTCACCCTAACCTGGAGACACTGGGTTATACCAAGGACAGGATTTTCACCTACTAG